The following are encoded in a window of Salinigranum halophilum genomic DNA:
- a CDS encoding DUF7344 domain-containing protein, which translates to MARTGGHSGDDRLLSELVSSPQRREVVWYLTGNGGSARFDDIVDVIASDADRTMTAVRLHHVHLPKLRTAGAIEWDDERGEVRLTPRAHAAVDDVSRSGLLGQRAGD; encoded by the coding sequence ATGGCGCGAACCGGCGGACACAGCGGAGACGACCGACTCCTCAGCGAGTTGGTCTCCTCTCCACAGCGGCGGGAAGTGGTGTGGTACCTCACAGGCAACGGTGGCTCGGCGAGGTTCGACGACATCGTCGACGTCATCGCCAGCGACGCGGACCGGACGATGACCGCCGTTCGACTGCACCACGTCCACCTCCCGAAGCTCCGGACCGCCGGGGCTATCGAGTGGGACGACGAGCGAGGCGAGGTCCGGCTGACACCGCGAGCGCACGCGGCGGTCGACGACGTGTCACGGAGCGGTCTGCTCGGTCAGCGCGCGGGCGACTAG
- a CDS encoding DUF7536 family protein, protein MTDEIPGRPSSGGLVQALNVPRNAKLGVATGVALAVVVYLFRVLELLGPFAGTRQYPILGAEGWFLLLAFVLASATALFVTALLTVVSAYRLARELRV, encoded by the coding sequence GTGACAGACGAGATTCCCGGTCGTCCCTCGTCGGGCGGTCTCGTCCAGGCGTTGAACGTCCCGCGGAACGCGAAACTGGGTGTGGCCACCGGCGTCGCGCTGGCCGTCGTGGTCTACCTGTTTCGCGTCCTCGAACTGCTCGGGCCGTTCGCCGGGACGCGACAGTATCCGATCCTCGGTGCCGAAGGGTGGTTCCTCCTCCTCGCGTTCGTCCTCGCGTCGGCGACGGCGCTGTTCGTGACCGCGTTGCTCACCGTCGTCTCCGCGTATCGCCTCGCGCGAGAACTCCGAGTCTGA
- a CDS encoding MFS transporter: MADAETGVRGTLRQFLALDGDVLVLSVAMFAFSLGFQMTGRYMPRYLSVLGAGSLAIGLYGSFGNLISAVYPYPGGAVSDRIGSRAALTAFGLASTLGFVVWYAAGPLADVPLGPTSAGVVVVFVGLVLSQAWKSFGLGATFAVVKQSVEPGKLATGFASTETVRRLAFLLGPLLAAAILARFAFDVGFRYVLLVAAVFGAVGTLAQHVLYDASADSFGQSLAGLESVVADLRSLPAPLRPLLVGDTLVRFANGMVYVFFVIVVTEFLAVSVTLPVVGRLSPDAFFGVLLAVEMAIALVTMVPVAKLAERVGLKPVVALGFSVYAVFPVLLIAAPADPLVVALLFALSGLRFAGLPAHKALIVGPAEANTGGRVVGSYYLVRNAITIPSAAVGGWLYGGSPAVAFGVATAVGLLGTGYFLLAGEEFEAYA; the protein is encoded by the coding sequence ATGGCCGACGCGGAGACCGGCGTCCGTGGCACGCTCCGACAGTTCCTCGCCCTCGACGGCGACGTGCTCGTCCTCTCCGTGGCGATGTTCGCGTTCAGCCTCGGCTTCCAGATGACCGGCCGGTACATGCCGCGCTATCTGAGCGTCCTCGGCGCTGGGAGCCTCGCCATCGGTCTCTACGGGAGCTTCGGGAACCTCATCAGCGCCGTCTACCCGTACCCCGGCGGTGCCGTCTCCGACCGCATCGGCTCCCGCGCAGCGCTCACGGCGTTCGGGCTCGCCTCCACGCTCGGCTTCGTCGTCTGGTACGCTGCGGGCCCACTCGCCGACGTTCCACTCGGACCGACCTCGGCCGGCGTCGTCGTCGTCTTCGTCGGGCTGGTACTCTCACAGGCGTGGAAGTCGTTCGGCCTCGGTGCCACGTTCGCCGTGGTCAAACAGAGCGTCGAACCCGGGAAGCTGGCGACCGGCTTCGCCTCGACGGAGACCGTCCGCCGACTGGCGTTCCTCCTCGGCCCGCTCCTCGCAGCCGCCATTCTCGCACGGTTCGCCTTCGACGTCGGCTTCCGCTACGTCCTGCTCGTCGCCGCAGTCTTCGGTGCCGTCGGGACGCTCGCCCAGCACGTCCTCTACGACGCCTCCGCGGACTCGTTCGGGCAGTCCCTGGCGGGGCTCGAAAGCGTCGTCGCCGACCTCCGGTCGCTCCCGGCCCCACTCCGACCGCTCCTCGTCGGCGACACTCTCGTCCGCTTCGCCAACGGGATGGTGTACGTCTTCTTCGTCATCGTCGTCACCGAGTTCCTCGCCGTCTCCGTGACGCTTCCCGTCGTCGGGCGCCTCTCGCCCGATGCGTTCTTCGGTGTGCTGCTCGCCGTGGAGATGGCCATCGCGCTCGTGACGATGGTTCCGGTGGCGAAACTCGCCGAGCGCGTGGGGCTGAAACCGGTCGTCGCCCTCGGCTTCTCCGTCTACGCGGTGTTCCCCGTGCTTCTCATCGCCGCCCCCGCCGACCCGCTCGTCGTCGCGCTCCTCTTCGCGCTCTCGGGGCTCAGATTCGCGGGTCTGCCGGCGCACAAAGCGCTCATCGTCGGGCCTGCGGAAGCCAACACCGGCGGGAGAGTCGTCGGCTCGTACTACCTCGTCCGCAACGCGATTACGATTCCGAGCGCGGCCGTCGGTGGGTGGCTCTACGGGGGGTCGCCGGCGGTCGCCTTCGGCGTCGCCACTGCCGTCGGACTCCTCGGGACGGGCTACTTCCTCCTCGCGGGCGAGGAGTTCGAGGCGTACGCCTGA
- a CDS encoding DUF7504 family protein has protein sequence MSGDRRAVGGEHGPSAAALLPRLKRNGCNLLVAGPASEETANRATQRLFGSPDLERKRVLVRTGGDATPDELLPSGVSATDPDVRVVQYRASPEDADPLASLARRVAAVVTSFDASSPLVGGELRLAVTSLEDVVADHDTLAAEQFLRRVADAVASVRGMGHYRYLGPRGDLSALPVDRLFDAFVDLREHPRAAQRLSAPATRPTEWVDL, from the coding sequence ATGTCGGGAGACCGCCGCGCCGTGGGGGGAGAACACGGTCCGTCGGCGGCGGCACTCCTCCCGCGACTCAAACGAAACGGGTGTAACCTGTTGGTCGCGGGACCCGCCTCCGAGGAAACCGCGAACCGCGCGACACAGCGGCTGTTCGGTTCGCCGGACCTCGAACGCAAGCGGGTCCTCGTTCGGACCGGTGGGGACGCGACACCCGATGAACTCCTCCCCTCGGGCGTCTCGGCCACGGACCCGGACGTTCGCGTCGTCCAGTACCGCGCGTCCCCGGAGGACGCCGACCCGCTCGCGTCGCTCGCCCGCCGGGTCGCGGCGGTCGTCACCTCGTTCGACGCCTCGTCACCGCTCGTTGGCGGCGAACTCCGCCTCGCGGTCACCTCGCTCGAGGACGTCGTTGCCGACCACGACACCCTCGCCGCCGAGCAGTTCCTCCGCCGTGTGGCCGACGCCGTCGCCAGCGTCCGGGGTATGGGTCACTACCGATACCTCGGGCCGCGTGGGGACCTCTCGGCGTTGCCCGTCGACCGGCTGTTCGACGCCTTCGTCGACCTCCGCGAGCACCCCCGTGCGGCCCAGCGACTGTCGGCTCCCGCGACCCGGCCGACGGAGTGGGTCGACCTCTGA
- a CDS encoding succinylglutamate desuccinylase/aspartoacylase family protein, translated as MTTLGTATAAPGEVATGRLDVGETRDGSTVGLPVAVVNGSADGDTLYVQAVSDGDELNGVGVISRVVPQLAPEELSGTVLFVGIVNYHAYQVGEHRNPIDDRKLNRTYPGDRNGTSSERISHATFQAAREADLILDLHQGSTSRMIDETRVRCGSRHRLHRECLRLAKTFDCGYILDQKGPDGQLARAGPDEGIPTIDPELGGSVGWDETSIRRGVDGVFNVLRGYGFLEGSVDPGRQVRAKGFDQYGSPNGGLVHFEKDLGDEVSVGDTLFEITDPFGTVKARVTADSSGVFWRTRRLPQVATGEYVCSVGTDIDSY; from the coding sequence ATGACAACACTGGGAACGGCGACTGCGGCCCCCGGGGAGGTGGCGACGGGACGGCTCGACGTCGGTGAGACGCGAGACGGAAGCACGGTCGGTCTGCCGGTCGCCGTCGTCAACGGCTCCGCCGACGGGGACACGCTGTACGTGCAGGCGGTCAGCGACGGCGACGAGCTCAACGGCGTCGGCGTCATCAGTCGCGTCGTCCCGCAGTTAGCCCCCGAGGAACTCTCCGGGACGGTCCTCTTCGTCGGCATCGTCAACTACCACGCCTACCAGGTCGGCGAGCATCGCAACCCTATCGACGACCGGAAGCTGAACCGAACCTACCCGGGTGACCGGAACGGGACGTCGTCGGAGCGAATCAGTCACGCGACGTTCCAGGCGGCGCGGGAGGCGGACCTCATCCTCGACCTCCACCAGGGGTCGACGAGCCGGATGATCGACGAGACCCGAGTCCGCTGTGGCTCTCGTCACCGCCTCCACCGCGAGTGTCTCCGCCTCGCGAAGACGTTCGACTGCGGCTACATCCTCGACCAGAAGGGCCCCGACGGCCAACTCGCCCGCGCCGGTCCCGACGAGGGGATTCCGACCATCGACCCGGAACTCGGCGGGAGTGTCGGCTGGGACGAGACGAGTATCCGGCGCGGCGTCGACGGCGTCTTCAACGTGCTCAGAGGCTACGGCTTCCTCGAGGGGAGCGTCGACCCCGGACGGCAGGTCCGCGCGAAGGGGTTCGACCAGTACGGGTCGCCTAACGGTGGCCTCGTCCACTTCGAGAAAGACCTCGGGGACGAGGTCTCGGTCGGCGACACTCTGTTCGAGATCACCGACCCGTTCGGGACCGTGAAGGCACGCGTCACCGCCGACAGTTCGGGGGTCTTCTGGCGGACGCGACGCCTTCCCCAGGTCGCGACCGGCGAGTACGTCTGTTCGGTGGGAACGGACATCGACTCCTACTGA
- a CDS encoding pyridoxal-phosphate dependent enzyme — protein MPASLSCPACGSEFEDRWRCTCGAPLRFADRPLPDGPAPDPHELERDRGLWAFEDFLPVGREVTLGEGWTPLVRADEWDASFKLEYVFPTGSFKDRGAATTLSRAVELGVDTVVEDSSGNAGAAIATYAARAGIDAEIYVPAAVKQSKLRAIERAGATPVRVEGSRQDVTDACLAAVEAGDGWYASHAWNPAFFAGTSTVAFEVAAQRGWEAPDAFVTPLGHGTLFLGAYRGFRALYEAGWIDELPRLLGAQATGYAPIADTLHGEADADPNEVADGIQIREPVQRGDILHAVEATDGDVVALSEAAVEAELDALHARGFYTEPTCAVAPAALHEFRARGVVDEGEDVVVALTGSGLKS, from the coding sequence ATGCCCGCCTCACTCTCCTGTCCCGCCTGTGGCTCGGAGTTCGAGGACCGCTGGCGGTGTACCTGCGGTGCCCCGCTCCGGTTCGCCGACCGGCCGCTCCCCGACGGCCCAGCGCCCGACCCGCACGAACTCGAACGCGACCGCGGCCTCTGGGCCTTCGAGGACTTCCTCCCCGTGGGTCGTGAGGTGACGCTCGGCGAGGGGTGGACGCCGCTCGTTCGAGCCGACGAGTGGGACGCCTCCTTCAAACTGGAGTACGTCTTCCCGACGGGGAGCTTCAAGGACCGCGGGGCGGCGACCACGCTCTCCAGAGCGGTCGAACTGGGGGTCGACACCGTCGTCGAGGACTCCTCGGGTAACGCGGGCGCGGCCATCGCCACCTACGCCGCCCGCGCCGGCATCGACGCCGAGATTTACGTGCCAGCCGCCGTCAAGCAGTCGAAGCTCAGGGCCATCGAACGAGCGGGGGCGACACCAGTCCGCGTCGAGGGGAGTAGACAGGACGTCACCGACGCGTGTCTGGCGGCAGTCGAAGCCGGCGACGGGTGGTACGCGAGCCACGCGTGGAACCCCGCCTTCTTCGCTGGCACGTCCACGGTCGCGTTCGAAGTCGCCGCCCAGCGCGGATGGGAGGCTCCCGACGCGTTCGTCACACCGCTCGGCCACGGAACGCTCTTTCTCGGGGCGTACCGGGGCTTCCGTGCCCTCTACGAGGCAGGGTGGATAGACGAGCTACCGCGACTGCTCGGGGCACAGGCCACCGGGTACGCCCCCATCGCCGACACGCTGCACGGTGAGGCCGACGCCGACCCCAACGAGGTGGCCGACGGCATCCAGATTCGCGAGCCGGTCCAGCGCGGCGACATCCTCCACGCGGTCGAAGCAACCGACGGCGACGTCGTCGCACTGTCCGAGGCGGCGGTCGAGGCCGAACTCGACGCGCTCCACGCGCGGGGGTTCTACACCGAGCCGACCTGTGCCGTCGCGCCCGCCGCCCTGCACGAGTTCAGAGCGCGTGGCGTCGTCGACGAGGGTGAAGACGTCGTCGTCGCGCTCACCGGAAGCGGGCTCAAAAGCTGA
- a CDS encoding NUDIX domain-containing protein, translated as MVARTPSYCPDCGSELDSVETEGRTRRRCPSCARIVYRNPVPGASAVVVDGDRVLLVERDIDPGAGTWCDPGGHLEVDESPAVAAARELEEETGVAVDPDALTLVDAVQMAPWGEKYIVSVGYAVEREHTTGALSPGSDARAARFVHREDLPRLTFAFDDVPARIDRAFALFDGD; from the coding sequence ATGGTCGCACGCACCCCCTCGTACTGCCCCGACTGCGGGAGCGAACTGGATAGCGTCGAGACCGAAGGGCGGACCCGCCGGCGCTGTCCCTCGTGTGCCCGAATCGTGTACCGGAACCCCGTGCCAGGGGCGAGTGCGGTGGTCGTCGACGGCGACCGCGTCCTGCTCGTCGAACGCGACATCGACCCCGGTGCGGGCACGTGGTGCGACCCGGGCGGGCATCTCGAGGTCGACGAGTCCCCTGCCGTCGCGGCGGCGCGCGAACTCGAAGAGGAGACCGGCGTCGCCGTCGACCCCGACGCGCTCACCCTCGTCGACGCCGTACAGATGGCGCCGTGGGGCGAGAAGTACATCGTCTCGGTGGGGTACGCCGTCGAGCGGGAGCACACGACCGGTGCCCTCTCGCCGGGAAGCGACGCGCGAGCGGCACGCTTTGTCCACCGCGAGGACCTGCCGAGGCTGACGTTCGCCTTCGACGACGTTCCCGCACGCATCGACCGGGCGTTCGCGCTGTTCGACGGCGATTAG
- a CDS encoding tRNA(Ile)(2)-agmatinylcytidine synthase, translating into MTVIALDDTDSRERGMCSTYLATRLAETLRDAGDDVERRLLVRLDPAIEHKTRGNAAVALHTSCPPEAAFDRACRAVERWSEFEDDRTSPGVVVAAGDPDAVPAPVARFARDAVRERLSLESALTLVDEYGYQHRGWDGGRGRIGALAAVGAWVGFDEWTYEHISYREFERCGTPRAVDVDSVFAAADWGYPTVWDTVDRVEGEPVCVPNAPGPILYGIRGDDPDTCRAAAARIESEPVDRRATFVTNQGTDAHLHDDGFDELRDGRASRVSGVVTSAPETRRGGHVFVGLGPDSDDDTETGLDCVAFEPTKRFRDRVRALRPGDRVTVCGEVSRGTLKLEKFAVRSLVRTTLVTPTCPDCERSMESAGRGQGYRCRACGTRSEKVPAALDRDLDVGWYEVPPCARRHVATPLVRGGFDAPVHPER; encoded by the coding sequence ATGACCGTCATCGCGCTCGACGACACCGACTCACGCGAGCGTGGGATGTGCAGCACCTATCTGGCGACCCGTCTCGCGGAGACGCTTCGCGACGCCGGAGACGACGTCGAGCGACGGCTGCTCGTTCGCCTCGACCCCGCCATCGAGCACAAGACCCGCGGCAACGCGGCCGTCGCGCTCCACACCTCCTGCCCGCCCGAGGCAGCGTTCGACCGCGCCTGCCGCGCCGTCGAGCGCTGGAGCGAGTTCGAAGACGACCGGACCAGTCCCGGCGTCGTCGTCGCCGCGGGCGACCCCGACGCCGTTCCGGCCCCCGTCGCCCGGTTCGCTCGCGACGCCGTCCGCGAGCGACTCTCGCTCGAGTCGGCGCTCACGCTCGTCGACGAGTACGGCTACCAGCACCGGGGGTGGGACGGGGGTCGCGGGCGTATCGGCGCGCTCGCCGCCGTCGGCGCGTGGGTCGGCTTCGACGAGTGGACCTACGAGCACATCTCCTACCGCGAATTCGAGCGTTGCGGCACGCCGCGGGCGGTCGACGTCGACTCCGTCTTCGCCGCCGCCGACTGGGGCTATCCGACGGTGTGGGACACCGTCGACCGAGTGGAGGGTGAGCCCGTCTGCGTCCCGAACGCCCCCGGTCCCATCCTCTACGGCATCAGGGGAGACGACCCCGACACCTGTCGCGCCGCCGCCGCCCGCATCGAGAGCGAACCGGTCGACCGTCGGGCGACGTTCGTGACGAACCAGGGCACCGACGCCCACCTCCACGACGACGGCTTCGACGAGCTCCGCGACGGCCGCGCCTCCCGGGTCTCGGGCGTGGTCACGTCCGCACCCGAGACCCGCCGGGGCGGTCACGTCTTCGTCGGGCTCGGACCGGACTCGGACGACGACACCGAGACGGGTCTCGACTGCGTCGCGTTCGAGCCGACGAAGCGCTTCCGCGACCGGGTACGCGCCCTCCGCCCGGGCGACCGCGTCACCGTCTGTGGCGAGGTCTCACGCGGGACACTGAAGCTGGAGAAGTTCGCCGTGCGGTCGCTCGTCCGGACGACGCTCGTCACGCCGACCTGCCCCGACTGCGAGCGGTCGATGGAGAGTGCGGGGCGAGGACAAGGCTATCGCTGTCGAGCGTGCGGGACACGGAGCGAGAAGGTCCCGGCGGCTCTCGACCGCGACCTCGACGTCGGCTGGTACGAGGTGCCGCCGTGTGCCCGGCGACACGTCGCCACACCCCTCGTCCGCGGGGGGTTCGACGCCCCGGTGCATCCCGAGCGCTAA
- a CDS encoding transcriptional regulator yields MSRSALISNITAMLRDAGFVVSDRIAIRPKSFDLAARRGDDLILLKILGNIDAFDGGTGAEMRRLGSYLDATPMVIGMRTRNEDLKPGVVYFRHGVPVFNPDTAMDLFVEEVPPLIYAAPGGLYVNIDGDLLADERQERGMSLGQLASELGVSRRTVSKYEDGMNASIEVAVQLEELFDQPFSAPVEVMDGADEVRTSEPTPADPEADPDDEHVVTVLTRAGYDVHPTMRAPFKAVSEDSADNRRGQNVLTGHSPFNRNAEKRARIMSSLGEITRTRSVYFTEKRTKRESIDRTAIVSCEELASIDDPDAIRDLIRERTSEPAES; encoded by the coding sequence ATGTCGCGGTCTGCGCTGATCAGTAACATCACCGCGATGTTGCGCGATGCCGGGTTCGTGGTGAGCGACCGCATCGCCATCAGGCCCAAGAGCTTCGACCTCGCAGCCCGCCGCGGAGACGACCTCATCCTGTTGAAGATTCTGGGGAACATCGACGCGTTCGACGGCGGGACGGGGGCGGAGATGCGGCGGCTCGGCTCGTATCTGGACGCGACGCCGATGGTCATCGGCATGCGCACGCGGAACGAGGACCTCAAGCCGGGCGTCGTCTACTTCCGTCACGGCGTCCCCGTCTTCAACCCGGACACCGCGATGGACCTGTTCGTCGAGGAGGTGCCACCGCTCATCTACGCTGCGCCCGGGGGACTGTACGTCAACATCGACGGCGACCTGCTCGCCGACGAGCGACAGGAACGCGGGATGAGCCTCGGCCAGTTGGCGAGCGAGCTCGGCGTCTCCCGGCGCACGGTCTCGAAGTACGAAGACGGCATGAACGCCTCCATCGAGGTGGCTGTCCAGCTGGAGGAGCTGTTCGACCAGCCCTTCTCCGCACCCGTCGAGGTGATGGACGGGGCCGACGAGGTTCGGACGTCCGAGCCGACGCCCGCAGACCCCGAGGCCGACCCCGACGACGAGCACGTCGTCACCGTGCTCACGCGGGCGGGGTACGACGTCCACCCGACGATGCGCGCGCCGTTCAAAGCCGTCTCCGAGGACAGCGCCGACAACCGACGCGGCCAGAACGTCCTCACTGGCCACTCCCCGTTCAACCGGAACGCCGAGAAGCGCGCCCGCATCATGTCCTCGCTGGGTGAGATTACCCGGACCCGCTCGGTGTACTTCACCGAGAAGCGCACGAAACGCGAGTCGATCGATCGGACCGCCATCGTCTCCTGTGAGGAACTCGCGTCCATCGACGACCCCGACGCGATTCGTGACCTCATCCGCGAGCGGACGAGCGAGCCGGCCGAGTCCTGA
- a CDS encoding TfoX/Sxy family protein: MYTDESGKTLCDAVEDLVMAWPGVSRKTTFGYPSYVADGVLFAVVSEQGLSLTRLTDAERARLERSLAVEPFDTGGRLVRRWATVRVDHPEDAPVERALRQSYEAAVV, encoded by the coding sequence ATGTACACGGACGAGTCAGGAAAGACGCTCTGTGACGCCGTCGAGGACCTCGTCATGGCGTGGCCGGGCGTCTCACGAAAGACCACCTTCGGCTATCCCTCCTACGTCGCCGACGGCGTCCTCTTCGCCGTCGTCTCGGAGCAGGGGCTCTCGCTCACCCGACTCACCGACGCCGAACGAGCCAGACTGGAGCGGTCGCTCGCCGTCGAACCGTTCGATACTGGCGGCCGACTCGTCCGGCGGTGGGCAACGGTTCGCGTCGACCACCCCGAGGACGCGCCGGTCGAGCGAGCCCTGCGACAGAGCTACGAGGCGGCCGTCGTCTGA
- a CDS encoding glutathione S-transferase N-terminal domain-containing protein: MSGLILYELSGCPYCAKVKNTLSELGLEYESREVPRSHSERTAVEEISGQTGVPVLVDEEHGVEGMSESDDIVAYLEETYGGAS, translated from the coding sequence ATGTCAGGTCTCATCCTCTACGAACTGTCCGGTTGCCCCTACTGTGCGAAGGTGAAGAACACGCTCTCCGAACTCGGTCTCGAGTACGAGTCCCGCGAGGTCCCCCGGTCGCACAGCGAGCGAACCGCTGTCGAGGAGATCAGCGGCCAGACCGGTGTCCCGGTCCTCGTCGACGAAGAACACGGTGTCGAGGGGATGTCCGAGTCCGACGACATCGTCGCGTACCTCGAAGAGACCTACGGCGGCGCGAGCTAA
- a CDS encoding NCS2 family permease: MGLEQTLADYFDIDQYDTTVRTEILAGVTTFLTMSYIVVVNPAILAGIPEAKPGIIIQGFDPAAVRSMLAVVTIIAAAVATLIMGLYANRPFGQAPGLGLNAFFAFTVVGALGIPWQTALAAVVVEGLIFIVLTAVGAREYIIKVFPEPVKFAVGTGIGLFLALIGLEEMNIVAADPATYVTLGQVASDPIAILSVVGLFLTFALYARGIRGSIIVGIVATTALGWVVTQAGLVAPDAGLVAPPTTAQYDITPLAGAFVSGLGDVEAFSFALIVFTFFFVDFFDTAGTLTGVSQVAGFLDEDGNLPDIDKPLMADAVGTTVGGMLGTSTVTTYIESATGVEEGGRTGLTATTVGVLFVASLALVPLAAAIPLYASHIALVVIGVVMLRNVVDIAWDDITYTVPAGMTILIMPFTFSIAYGIAAGIISYPIVKLAAGELDDVRAGHWVLALAFVVYFVVRTSGVLAAQV; this comes from the coding sequence ATGGGGCTGGAACAGACCCTCGCCGACTACTTCGACATCGACCAGTACGACACCACCGTCCGGACCGAGATTCTGGCCGGGGTGACGACGTTCCTGACGATGAGTTACATCGTCGTCGTCAACCCCGCCATCCTCGCCGGCATTCCGGAGGCGAAACCGGGCATCATCATCCAGGGGTTCGACCCCGCGGCCGTCCGCTCGATGCTCGCCGTCGTGACCATCATCGCGGCGGCGGTCGCCACCCTCATCATGGGGTTGTACGCGAACCGTCCGTTCGGCCAGGCACCCGGCCTGGGGCTGAACGCCTTCTTCGCGTTCACCGTCGTCGGCGCGCTCGGCATCCCGTGGCAGACGGCGCTCGCCGCCGTCGTCGTCGAGGGGCTCATCTTCATCGTCCTCACCGCCGTCGGCGCGCGTGAGTACATCATCAAGGTGTTCCCCGAACCGGTGAAGTTCGCCGTCGGGACGGGTATCGGCCTCTTCCTCGCGCTCATCGGCCTCGAGGAGATGAACATCGTCGCCGCCGACCCGGCGACGTACGTCACGCTCGGACAGGTCGCGTCCGACCCCATCGCCATCCTCTCGGTCGTCGGTCTCTTCTTGACCTTCGCGCTGTACGCCCGCGGTATCAGAGGCTCGATCATCGTCGGCATCGTCGCCACCACCGCCCTCGGGTGGGTCGTCACGCAGGCCGGCCTCGTCGCGCCCGACGCCGGCCTCGTCGCCCCGCCGACGACCGCTCAGTACGACATCACGCCGCTCGCGGGCGCGTTCGTCTCCGGACTGGGGGACGTCGAGGCGTTCTCCTTCGCGCTCATCGTCTTCACCTTCTTCTTCGTCGACTTCTTCGACACCGCTGGCACCTTGACGGGTGTCTCACAGGTCGCGGGCTTCCTCGACGAGGACGGGAACCTCCCTGACATCGACAAGCCGCTGATGGCCGACGCCGTCGGCACGACCGTCGGCGGGATGCTCGGCACCTCGACGGTGACGACGTACATCGAGAGCGCTACCGGCGTCGAGGAGGGTGGCCGGACCGGCCTCACGGCCACCACGGTCGGCGTGCTCTTCGTCGCCTCGCTCGCGCTCGTCCCCCTCGCGGCCGCGATTCCACTCTACGCCTCCCACATCGCCCTGGTCGTCATCGGCGTCGTGATGCTCCGCAACGTCGTCGACATCGCGTGGGACGACATCACCTACACCGTCCCTGCCGGCATGACCATCCTCATCATGCCCTTCACGTTCTCCATCGCGTACGGTATCGCCGCGGGGATCATCTCCTACCCCATCGTGAAGCTCGCCGCGGGCGAACTCGACGACGTCCGGGCCGGTCACTGGGTGCTCGCCCTCGCGTTCGTCGTCTACTTCGTCGTCCGGACCAGCGGCGTCCTCGCCGCGCAGGTGTAA
- a CDS encoding phosphoribosyltransferase family protein — protein MNRAEKAALQLQAVAVLRMLKETRTYDELADLTDLPAGDLNRYVNGHVLPGVERARQVVEGVGREALATELEARVTFDDEGYVDNSGVVFDQSFLDLVAPVAANAFGFDRPDVVLTAATDGITLGAAMASYFDARLAYAKKSKETAVEDFIESRQRLASGIELTYYLPASALSSGQSVLVVDDLIRSGETQELLLDIAAQADADVVGVFTLIAAGDEGMAAARDMTDAPIAALATFD, from the coding sequence ATGAACAGAGCGGAGAAAGCGGCCCTCCAGCTGCAGGCGGTCGCCGTGCTTCGGATGCTGAAAGAGACCCGGACGTACGACGAACTCGCCGACCTCACCGACTTGCCGGCCGGCGACCTCAACAGATACGTCAACGGACACGTCCTCCCGGGTGTCGAGCGTGCCCGGCAGGTCGTCGAAGGCGTCGGCCGCGAGGCGCTCGCGACCGAACTCGAAGCCCGCGTGACGTTCGACGACGAGGGGTACGTCGACAACTCCGGCGTCGTCTTCGACCAGTCCTTCCTCGACCTCGTCGCACCCGTCGCCGCCAACGCGTTCGGGTTCGACCGGCCCGACGTCGTGTTGACGGCGGCGACGGACGGAATCACGCTCGGCGCGGCGATGGCGTCGTACTTCGACGCACGACTCGCCTACGCGAAGAAGTCGAAAGAGACCGCCGTCGAGGACTTCATCGAGTCCAGACAACGGTTGGCCTCGGGCATCGAACTCACCTACTACCTCCCGGCGTCGGCGCTCTCGTCCGGGCAGTCGGTGCTCGTCGTCGACGACCTCATCCGCTCGGGCGAGACCCAGGAACTCCTCCTCGACATCGCGGCGCAGGCCGACGCGGACGTCGTCGGCGTGTTCACGCTCATCGCGGCCGGCGACGAGGGGATGGCCGCCGCCCGCGACATGACCGACGCGCCCATCGCCGCCCTCGCGACGTTCGACTGA